Proteins encoded by one window of Rattus rattus isolate New Zealand chromosome 10, Rrattus_CSIRO_v1, whole genome shotgun sequence:
- the LOC116911714 gene encoding translation initiation factor IF-2-like translates to MSLPLRLPYCSPARRLRAVLLFPYFCAPVTPPPSPVCSQEPDSEPESCTPENYTEEDAWLCAGSQWGPVLSGSVGAVPQSWAWPGPSNAPQTPQPRHRPPPPTPVSVSSTAASPAVMFWNPQYIRPPVLGRPRPPVAQGPRRAKERQAGTTSAGGKEPELGVYSQNERRLRSMEGPTPALPVPRTLSIKGVDGRGMCPLKRSGKLGKPASALPEKYQGRCRRVTLEFKGVEKPR, encoded by the coding sequence ATGTCGCTGCCCCTCCGGCTACCTTACTGCTCTCCTGCGCGGCGGCTGCGCGCGGTGCTCCTGTTCCCCTACTTCTGTGCCCCTGTCACTCCTCCGCCGTCCCCAGTCTGTTCTCAGGAGCCCGACTCCGAACCCGAAAGCTGCACCCCAGAGAACTACACGGAGGAGGATGCCTGGCTCTGTGCGGGCAGCCAGTGGGGGCCCGTGCTGAGCGGCAGCGTGGGCGCCGTCCCGCAGAGCTGGGCGTGGCCGGGCCCTTCGAACGCTCCTCAAACCCCTCAGCCCCGGCACCgacctcctcctcccaccccagtctCAGTGTCCTCCACGGCCGCCTCCCCTGCCGTGATGTTTTGGAACCCGCAGTACATCCGTCCCCCGGTGCTGGGCCGCCCCCGGCCCCCAGTGGCGCAGGGCCCTCGGCGAGCCAAGGAGCGCCAGGCTGGAACAACAAGCGCTGGAGGGAAGGAGCCGGAGCTCGGGGTGTACAGCCAGAATGAGCGGCGGTTGAGGAGCATGGAAGGGCCCACGCCAGCTCTCCCGGTTCCCCGAACTTTGTCCATCAAAGGAGTAGATGGTCGTGGCATGTGTCCGCTGAAGAGAAGTGGGAAGCTGGGCAAGCCTGCCAGCGCCTTGCCAGAAAAGTATCAGGGAAGGTGCAGAAGAGTGACTCTGGAATTCAAAGGAGTGGAAAAGCCCAGATGA